The stretch of DNA CTCATATATGAACACATAAACCCGTACGGACTGTTTCCTCTGGATATGGAAACACGGCTTGACATAGAAGAAAAGGCGGCTTAATTATGGAAGATTTCAAACGAACACCGGCAAAGAAAAAAGCGAAGCAGATAGCAAAAATTCTGAAACCGGAACGGCCGGATTACAATTATCTCAGAGAAATATTCAGAAGCCTGAGAAAAGATCTTAACGTCAAGGTGGCTGCTGCACCAACACGACTTCCCTATGTTCCTTCTGAAGAAGAGATAAAACGGTTCTATGAGGCCGCATGGCAATCCAAAAACATTAAGCACATTCTGATTATAAAAACGCTTTTATATACGGGAATAAGAGTCAGCGAGCTGGTCAATGTGAAGATTTCAGATGTTGACTTTAATCAGTGCCGGATAAGAATAAATAAAGAAAAAGAGAATAAAGACCGAATAGTTCCTTTCCCGGAAACATTTAGAGAGGCTCTGGCTGTACATGCGCAAACCATGAGGGAAAAAGGAGCGGCTTATCTGTTCGAATCCTCATGGAAGAGGCCTTATTCTGACAGAGGGGTGAGAAAGGTATTGGAGGCTTATACTGAAAAAGCGGGAATTAAGCGGTCAATCTCACCTCACAGACTCAGGTATTTTTTGTTGACATGGCTGAAAAAGCAAGGGATTGATGACTCTCTCATACAGCCGTATTCCGGTCATGAAACCAGAAAGTCTCTTGAGATTTATTCAAAGCTGGCGTACACTAACGCCCAAAAGGAGTACAATGCGGTTATTAA from Syntrophales bacterium encodes:
- a CDS encoding tyrosine-type recombinase/integrase, which codes for MEDFKRTPAKKKAKQIAKILKPERPDYNYLREIFRSLRKDLNVKVAAAPTRLPYVPSEEEIKRFYEAAWQSKNIKHILIIKTLLYTGIRVSELVNVKISDVDFNQCRIRINKEKENKDRIVPFPETFREALAVHAQTMREKGAAYLFESSWKRPYSDRGVRKVLEAYTEKAGIKRSISPHRLRYFLLTWLKKQGIDDSLIQPYSGHETRKSLEIYSKLAYTNAQKEYNAVIKDFPV